TCGGAGCCCGTGTCGATGGCAGGCCGCGTGTAACCACGGTGCACCGTCGACGAGAAAGATCGCGTCGTCAACCTGATGTTTCTCACGCAGTTCTGAGAGAAACATCGAGGATACCGCGTTTGTTCTCGTCGGATAGAGCCGAACATGAAGCAGTCGGTTCGTGTCGGGATCGACAGCAGCGTACAGCCAATACTGCTCAGAGTTGAGCTGAATCACGGTCTCATCGACCGCAACGTGATTCGGATCGGCACCATCGGTCGGCTGTAGATCGGCCTTCTGAACCCACCGATGGACGGTGGTTCGATGGCGATCGACACCCAACCTCTCAAGAATCGAAACGGTATCCGAAAGTGATAAGCCAGCCAAATGAAGTCGGATACCGAGCTTCATCGCCGGCTCGGGTGTCGCCTCTCGCTCCAGAAAATCTAATTCGATACAACCGCTATCGCCGCTGAGGCGGTCAAAGCTGAGCATAGAGCACTCAATCTTTTGACCGCCTCACCCTTCGACCTTATCTCAACACCGCCGTGCCAACCAGCCGGTACTCCTATCCCCACCCAAATCGGGAGCAGACTCGGAGTTACTTTGCTTCAACTCGAGACGGATGTTCTCCGCCCCATTCACGTCAGCGTTGAACACCGCGTCACACGGCTCGCAGACATACAAGCCACGTTCGACACGCTGACTCTCGTCTTCTCTACCGCAGACGCAACACGTCTTGCTCGTGTCGCGCTCTGAGACCTCTACGACTTCGACGCCCTCGACTTCGGCCTTGTATTCGAGAATCGAGGTGAAGCGGTCGAACGCCCAGCCGTGCAGGTCGAGGTTCCCGTGCCGCCCCCAGTTCTTCGCCTCGCCGTTGTCGTCTTCACGGACACCAGCGAGCTTCCCGATGTTGATACGCCCAACACCACGCTCGATACATCGCTGGACGATGTGTTTGGATAAGGAGTGGAAGAAGTGGGTGCGGCGCTCCGACCACTTCGCGTGGAGACGGGGCGCTTCTTTACCACCCGAGTCGTCGCACTTGGCGATTTCTTTCGGGAAGTAGTACCCGTCCTGTTTCAACCGGTTGCCGGGGTAGAGGTCAGCTTGTTCAGTGCTGTATGCGACTGCCGCGAAGTTACAGATGCCGAGGTCGATACCCGCTGTCTCGTTTCCGGGTGCGGTGGGTGTCTCGATTTCATCCTTACAGACGAGATGCAGTTCCCAGCGCCTCTTTGCTTTGTCGTAGACGGCTCTGACCTGTTGGAGGTTCTCAACAGTGACACCGGGGCGCGTCTCGTATTCGACAAGGATGTACTCCCATGCTTTCGGGTGTTCCTTGTGATTCGAGCCTTTCGAGAGACGGACACGGTTGTTCTTCGTGTCGTGTTTGATGCCGTTTTGTTTCCACGTCACCGTGCTACGCGGGTGTTCTTCGTGGACGCGGTTGCCGTGGTCATCGTAGTAGTTTTTCTTGCGGTAGCCGGGCGGATTCGCTCGATTATCAGACTTCCTCTTTTCGTACCACGAGTTGAAGGCTTCAGCGAGTTCCTCCAGAACGCGCTGACTGGACTGCGAGTGCAATCCCTTGTACTTTGAGTGACCTTTCAACTCGTCTTTGAGGTCGCTGTGGTCTGGAATCTCACCCGTATCATCCCATTTTTGTCGAGAGTGGTAATTAGCGACGTTCCAGAGTTTGCTGGCACTCCACCCGTGCCGGTCAAGCGGGTCCTCTACCTGTGAGTGGTTGAGGATTTTCGCCCGGTGGGTTCGATGGATTTCCAGCATTCTGAACGCCTCTATAATCACTTATACTCGCATTTGTTGTAAAGGTTCGGTTTGAGAACGGTGGAATATCCAGCCGTGCTATCGGCGGTGGGTTGTGGAGGAGTTGTCGGATTCATCCTGCGGCTAAAGCCGCAGGTATTCTCCTTGCTCCCTATAAACGCGCCCGTCACCCCTCGACGGTTTCGGTCGCCGGCGCGTACGCCTGCAGGAACGTCTCGAGATCACGGAATTCGGCGAGGCGCTCGCCGATCGTTTCGTGGTTCCAGTGCCACCACTCGGTCGCTTCCAGGCGGGCCGCAACCTCCGGGGAAAACCGGCGGTCGATCGGTTCGGCGGGGACGCCCGCGACGACCGTGTAGGGCTCGACGTCGTGCGTGACGACGGCGCCGGCCGCGACGACCGCCCCGTTCCCGATCGTGACGTCCGGGAGGACCGTCGCGTTGTGGCCGATCCAACTGTCGTGACCGACCTCGACGGGCTGGTCGGCACGCCACTCGAAAACGGACTCGTCGTCCTCGTCGGCCAGCTCGTACATCTCACACCGATAGGTGAAGTGGTGGGCTGTCGGTCGGTGTATCGGGTGATTGGTCGGTCCCAGCCGGGCGTGGGAGGCGACGTTCACAAACTTGCCGACGTCGGCATAATCGAGCTGGACGCGCTCCATCACATAGCTGTAATCGCTGAGCGTCGATGCGTGAATACGCGAGCCCTCGCGGACTTCGGTCCACGCGCCGAGTTCGCTCCCGGAGACGGAGACAGGGTCGTGGAGCGTCGGTTCCGGACCGAGATCGAGCGTGCGGTCCGGCCCGTATGATTCGATATACACGGGTTATCGCTTCCCCATCGACGACTGGACGATCTTTTTCGGTGCTGTAACGAACGCTTCGAGGATGCCGGTCCGTTCGATATCGTCGTCCTCGCGGAGATACGAACGCAGCCGCTGGGAAAGCAGTTCGACGGACCCGGCCAACAGAATGACCAGGATGATACAGGCCATCATTTCCGTATAATTGAACGTTCGCCGCTGAACGTTGAGTTCGAGGCCAAGCCCGCCGGCTCCGATGAGGCCGAGACTGATAGCCACGCGGACGTTGTGTTCGAGGTCGAAGGCAAGCCAGGCGATAAACTGCCGAAACACTTGACTCAACATCCCAAAGGAAATGACCTGCGATTTGCTCGCTCCGGTGCTTCGGATCCCCTCGATGGGGCCGTCGGTGATCTCTTCGAGTTCGTCGGTGAACAGCCGGCCGAGATAGCCGGTCGTGTCGATCATGACGGCAAGCGTCGCAGTAAAGGGACCGACACCGCCCAGCGGAATGAGAATGAGGACCCAAACGAGCGCCGGGATCGCACGGATAACGCTCATCGTCAGCCGGAACAGGAAATTGAACGGATACGGAACGACGCGCTCGCTCGCCATGACGCCGAAAAAAAGTGCTCCCGGCAAT
The genomic region above belongs to Natronomonas moolapensis 8.8.11 and contains:
- a CDS encoding IS6-like element ISNamo12 family transposase, whose translation is MLSFDRLSGDSGCIELDFLEREATPEPAMKLGIRLHLAGLSLSDTVSILERLGVDRHRTTVHRWVQKADLQPTDGADPNHVAVDETVIQLNSEQYWLYAAVDPDTNRLLHVRLYPTRTNAVSSMFLSELREKHQVDDAIFLVDGAPWLHAACHRHGLRFQHVTHGNRNAVERVFREVKRRTNQFSNTFSHVEPSTAENWLQAFAFAWNQLI
- a CDS encoding DapH/DapD/GlmU-related protein, coding for MYIESYGPDRTLDLGPEPTLHDPVSVSGSELGAWTEVREGSRIHASTLSDYSYVMERVQLDYADVGKFVNVASHARLGPTNHPIHRPTAHHFTYRCEMYELADEDDESVFEWRADQPVEVGHDSWIGHNATVLPDVTIGNGAVVAAGAVVTHDVEPYTVVAGVPAEPIDRRFSPEVAARLEATEWWHWNHETIGERLAEFRDLETFLQAYAPATETVEG
- the phnE gene encoding phosphonate ABC transporter, permease protein PhnE, producing the protein MSSGPSPIDGLREYFGFAATGDSAVDRKLKDIKYRKTLRRLWGTLGVFAFVVVFSWSLTTVEFSLAELFAQLPEFGEALTEYFPPTTYFGFLPFIDVMQYWEFMIEAELFAASQVTVAIAIAGTALGLPGALFFGVMASERVVPYPFNFLFRLTMSVIRAIPALVWVLILIPLGGVGPFTATLAVMIDTTGYLGRLFTDELEEITDGPIEGIRSTGASKSQVISFGMLSQVFRQFIAWLAFDLEHNVRVAISLGLIGAGGLGLELNVQRRTFNYTEMMACIILVILLAGSVELLSQRLRSYLREDDDIERTGILEAFVTAPKKIVQSSMGKR